A region of Fimbriimonadaceae bacterium DNA encodes the following proteins:
- a CDS encoding UDP-glucose 4-epimerase codes for MAKYLVTGGAGFIGSHLTDRLVADGHDVVVVDDLSSGYRENLRQVDGKVQFVKGSIEDAALLAENARGCAGLFHLAAVVSVQDSIHDPIRAERVNALSTLHVLEAARQAGAAVVLSSSAAVYGDDPALPKTEGMPTEPISPYGEQKLHGERLLAIYGRLHGLRGTALRYFNVYGPRQDPKSPYSGVISIFIDRCRRGDGITIFGDGEQTRDFVYVADVVAANLAAMNAATADAKSYNIGTGRSVSLNHLVEAVQSALGSSVAVSYGEARTGDIRFSSASVERAQLELGWQAAVRLDQGLTQTVG; via the coding sequence ATGGCAAAGTACCTGGTTACCGGTGGCGCAGGATTCATCGGGAGCCACCTCACCGATCGGCTGGTTGCTGATGGCCACGATGTCGTCGTGGTCGACGATCTGAGCTCCGGCTATCGGGAGAACCTGCGGCAGGTCGATGGAAAAGTCCAGTTCGTGAAGGGTTCGATCGAGGATGCGGCACTTCTCGCCGAAAACGCGCGAGGCTGTGCGGGTCTGTTCCATCTCGCGGCCGTTGTAAGCGTTCAGGATTCGATCCACGATCCCATCCGAGCTGAACGGGTGAACGCCCTTTCGACCCTCCATGTCCTGGAAGCCGCGCGTCAGGCAGGAGCCGCCGTCGTTCTCAGCTCCTCTGCAGCGGTCTACGGGGATGACCCTGCGCTTCCCAAAACAGAGGGAATGCCAACCGAGCCGATTTCTCCGTACGGCGAGCAGAAGCTCCATGGCGAACGTCTTCTGGCGATCTACGGCCGCCTCCACGGCCTTCGAGGCACAGCCCTCCGGTATTTCAACGTGTACGGTCCCCGCCAGGACCCGAAGAGCCCCTATTCCGGGGTCATCAGCATCTTTATCGATCGCTGCCGCCGGGGCGATGGCATAACAATATTCGGCGATGGCGAGCAGACAAGAGACTTCGTCTACGTTGCGGATGTCGTTGCCGCTAACCTGGCCGCGATGAACGCGGCGACGGCGGATGCCAAGTCCTATAACATCGGAACCGGTCGGTCGGTCAGCCTGAATCACCTCGTCGAGGCCGTGCAGTCCGCACTTGGCTCCTCCGTGGCCGTCAGCTACGGCGAGGCTCGTACCGGTGACATTCGCTTCTCATCGGCGTCCGTCGAAAGAGCTCAGCTCGAACTGGGATGGCAGGCAGCTGTCCGCCTGGACCAGGGACTTACCCAGACAGTCGGCTGA
- the tuaD gene encoding UDP-glucose 6-dehydrogenase TuaD, whose amino-acid sequence MKVAVIGTGYVGLVSGVVFADLGNEVICVDRDPEKLAKLRAGIPPIYEPGLEEVLKRVLANGNLVISDSVREATKSSEIVFIAVGTPAAHDGTPDLTAVTAVAHEIAAAIDKPTIVVNKSTVPVGTGEMVEQIIRTVGVPDANFSVVSNPEFLREGSALKDTLHPDRVVIGVSDSAAADKMVELHKPLGGEVIVTDVKSAELIKYASNSFLAMKISFVNALSRICEMSGANVGDVARGLGTDHRIGKQFLQAGIGWGGSCFPKDVQGMIAISELLGYDFQLMKAVWDINRQQTLHFLRRVEQRLGSLAGKRVGLLGLAFKPNTDDIRDAKSVVIIEEIARKGGKVRAYDPIAMDNVKRIHPNIEYADTAYAAADDADVLILATEWEEFRDLDPAQFKARMRQPIVFDGRRFWDRQCFVAAGFDYHTVGAI is encoded by the coding sequence ATGAAGGTTGCGGTCATCGGGACCGGATATGTCGGTCTCGTTTCCGGCGTAGTATTCGCCGACCTCGGTAACGAGGTGATCTGTGTCGACCGCGATCCAGAAAAGCTCGCGAAACTAAGGGCCGGAATTCCTCCGATTTACGAGCCGGGCCTGGAGGAAGTCCTCAAACGCGTGCTTGCCAACGGAAATCTCGTCATTTCTGATTCCGTTCGGGAGGCCACCAAGTCCAGCGAGATTGTCTTCATTGCAGTTGGAACGCCTGCCGCGCACGACGGAACGCCAGACCTGACCGCCGTAACTGCGGTGGCCCACGAGATTGCGGCTGCGATCGACAAGCCCACCATCGTGGTCAATAAGTCGACAGTGCCGGTTGGAACCGGCGAAATGGTCGAGCAGATCATTAGAACGGTCGGCGTCCCGGACGCGAACTTCAGCGTGGTGAGCAATCCGGAATTCCTACGGGAAGGTTCGGCCCTCAAGGACACGCTGCATCCTGATCGCGTCGTCATAGGGGTTTCGGATTCTGCCGCTGCCGACAAAATGGTGGAGCTTCATAAGCCACTCGGAGGCGAGGTCATCGTCACCGACGTCAAGAGCGCAGAGCTGATCAAGTACGCCAGCAACAGCTTCCTGGCAATGAAAATCAGTTTCGTTAACGCTCTCAGCCGAATCTGCGAGATGTCAGGGGCCAATGTCGGCGACGTAGCGCGGGGTCTTGGCACGGACCATCGAATTGGAAAGCAGTTCCTTCAGGCTGGTATTGGCTGGGGCGGCTCGTGCTTCCCTAAAGATGTCCAGGGCATGATTGCAATCAGCGAACTGCTCGGTTACGACTTCCAACTTATGAAGGCCGTCTGGGACATCAATCGCCAGCAAACCCTTCACTTTCTCCGGCGAGTGGAGCAGCGGCTTGGGTCTCTGGCCGGCAAGCGTGTTGGCTTGCTCGGACTTGCATTCAAACCCAATACCGACGACATCCGTGATGCCAAGTCGGTGGTGATCATCGAGGAGATTGCAAGAAAGGGCGGAAAGGTGCGCGCTTACGATCCCATTGCCATGGACAACGTCAAGCGCATTCATCCTAACATCGAATATGCCGACACTGCCTATGCGGCTGCTGACGATGCCGATGTCCTCATTCTAGCGACCGAATGGGAGGAGTTTCGGGATCTCGATCCCGCGCAGTTCAAGGCTCGGATGCGGCAGCCGATCGTCTTCGATGGACGACGATTCTGGGATCGACAGTGCTTCGTGGCCGCCGGCTTTGACTACCACACCGTCGGCGCGATCTGA
- the glkA gene encoding Glucokinase: MDAVAATVSQTIAQGGIRPSSFGLAIPGHVDDDHGVVRWAPNFGETIDGVFRYWLNVGVREPLERRLGLPVRIGNDANLAALGEYRFGSGNNSARCLVMITLGTGIGGGVVLSSHAVGGNARGPLLLLGGNKGGAELGHTVVLAGGLDCNAGTYGAIEAYCQRDGIVNRAIHRMKRRPGSLLEQMVEGDLAKTTPRLISEAANQGDELSIEVWTEVGTYLGVGIGNFINIFAPDVVAIGGQVAKAGELILEPVRKAARNVAIMSLFQDCRIVQAQQIDEAGILGAAALALEYETWA; the protein is encoded by the coding sequence ATGGATGCGGTCGCCGCAACCGTTAGCCAGACCATCGCTCAAGGCGGAATACGCCCTTCCTCGTTTGGGCTCGCGATTCCCGGACACGTGGATGACGACCACGGGGTTGTGCGCTGGGCCCCAAATTTCGGTGAGACGATCGACGGGGTGTTTCGTTATTGGCTCAATGTAGGCGTCCGGGAACCTCTCGAACGGCGACTTGGCCTTCCGGTTCGAATCGGCAACGATGCCAATCTGGCCGCTCTGGGAGAGTATCGCTTTGGCAGCGGCAATAACTCGGCCAGGTGCCTGGTCATGATCACGCTGGGAACCGGCATTGGGGGCGGCGTCGTGCTCTCCTCGCATGCTGTGGGCGGGAATGCCCGCGGCCCACTCCTTCTTTTGGGCGGCAACAAGGGAGGCGCCGAACTTGGCCATACCGTCGTCCTCGCTGGCGGCCTCGACTGTAACGCGGGTACTTACGGAGCTATTGAGGCCTATTGCCAACGGGACGGAATCGTGAACCGGGCGATCCATCGCATGAAGCGGAGGCCAGGCTCTCTTCTCGAGCAAATGGTGGAGGGAGACCTCGCGAAAACGACGCCAAGGCTGATCAGTGAGGCCGCGAACCAGGGTGACGAGCTTTCAATCGAAGTCTGGACCGAAGTGGGCACCTACCTGGGTGTTGGGATCGGCAACTTTATCAATATCTTCGCCCCGGACGTCGTCGCAATAGGCGGTCAGGTGGCCAAGGCGGGGGAGTTGATACTCGAGCCAGTACGCAAGGCTGCCCGTAATGTGGCGATCATGTCGCTGTTCCAAGATTGCCGTATCGTGCAGGCTCAGCAGATCGACGAGGCGGGAATCCTGGGCGCCGCCGCCCTCGCGTTGGAGTACGAAACTTGGGCATAG
- the tarA gene encoding N-acetylglucosaminyldiphosphoundecaprenol N-acetyl-beta-D-mannosaminyltransferase produces MASRTTHSPLSVPTATVLGTPICTYDMEQTMALLGDLLDSDESHLVVTADATALLHATTDVRYQKMFAGATMVTPDSSGVVWALKRKGARVAGRVSGVDLLARFCALSADRGTKLYFLGAAPGVAEEAAERLRLRFPGCNIVGTRHGYFPPESDEVVAAEVAEMSPDVVFVAMGMPRQETFFIDNADTIGAKIGIGVGGSFDVFSGRIRRAPKLFQRLNLEWLWRLLQDPTKIGKVKYLPKFVWMVLTRDR; encoded by the coding sequence ATGGCGTCACGGACGACGCACAGCCCACTTTCCGTTCCGACCGCGACCGTTTTGGGGACGCCGATCTGCACCTATGATATGGAGCAGACGATGGCGCTGCTAGGAGATCTTCTGGACAGCGACGAGTCGCATTTAGTTGTCACCGCCGACGCGACCGCACTCCTACATGCCACAACCGACGTCCGCTACCAGAAGATGTTCGCAGGAGCAACGATGGTAACGCCCGATAGCTCAGGTGTGGTTTGGGCCTTGAAGCGGAAAGGAGCACGGGTAGCGGGCCGGGTCAGCGGGGTCGACCTCCTGGCGAGGTTCTGCGCGCTCAGCGCGGACCGTGGCACCAAGCTCTATTTTCTCGGCGCGGCGCCCGGAGTCGCTGAGGAAGCCGCTGAACGGCTCCGACTGAGATTTCCAGGCTGCAACATCGTGGGCACCCGCCACGGATACTTCCCGCCTGAAAGTGATGAGGTCGTAGCGGCCGAAGTAGCGGAAATGTCGCCGGACGTCGTCTTTGTCGCGATGGGAATGCCGCGCCAGGAGACGTTCTTTATCGATAATGCAGATACGATCGGAGCGAAAATCGGTATTGGTGTTGGCGGGTCGTTCGACGTTTTCAGCGGGCGCATCCGCCGGGCACCCAAGCTCTTCCAGCGCCTCAACCTGGAGTGGCTATGGCGGCTCCTCCAAGATCCTACGAAGATCGGCAAGGTCAAGTACCTACCGAAGTTCGTTTGGATGGTTCTAACCAGGGATCGATGA
- the yvqK gene encoding Cob(I)yrinic acid a,c-diamide adenosyltransferase has translation MKIYTKTGDDGTTGLLGGGRVSKFDMRIESLGSLDELNATIGLTLAYDTMELERMLNQIQALLFEVGSELAVEKGYAGSPASLADYDILDLERDMDRMTDAMPPLTAFVLPGGTEVSARLHLARAICRRCERAIWELHQAKPVRPIITTYLNRLSDWLFVAARWANHVSGVADTIWHPRNEP, from the coding sequence ATGAAGATTTATACAAAGACCGGCGACGACGGCACCACTGGGCTTCTCGGCGGAGGCCGGGTGTCGAAGTTTGACATGAGGATCGAGTCGCTAGGCTCTCTCGATGAGCTTAATGCCACTATCGGGCTTACTCTGGCTTACGACACCATGGAACTTGAGCGCATGTTGAATCAGATTCAGGCGCTCTTGTTTGAGGTCGGCTCAGAACTTGCCGTGGAGAAGGGGTACGCGGGCTCGCCTGCATCATTGGCGGACTACGACATTCTCGATCTGGAGCGGGATATGGACCGGATGACCGACGCAATGCCACCCTTGACTGCGTTTGTTCTCCCCGGCGGAACGGAGGTAAGCGCTCGGCTTCACCTCGCGCGGGCGATATGCCGGCGTTGTGAACGCGCGATTTGGGAGCTTCACCAGGCAAAACCTGTTCGACCGATCATAACGACCTACCTCAACCGTCTATCTGATTGGCTGTTCGTGGCGGCACGCTGGGCTAATCATGTTTCAGGCGTGGCCGATACGATCTGGCACCCGAGAAACGAGCCGTGA
- the feoB gene encoding Fe(2+) transporter FeoB, with translation MSAASKPGSSPSTRHPVVALVGNPNSGKTSLFNALTGLNQKVGNYPGVTVEKVSAKLTVGARTVDLIDVPGLYSLKAISPDETVAAQVVAGHDAIVARPDLLVVVLDATNLERNLFLLSQLADFEYPMVVALTMTDMLDKDVSVDVDQLARLLGVTVIPVVAHKGVGLEAIKRAIDEDLIAPRRAARAFRYPRELEAHVSEIEDRCRRIGLEVERGEIRQAFLIGSGDFATALKNIPDLHGSFEAARQELQERGLLSTTLDVKRRYDWASRVRKAVLPEGAARRANALTDKIDRVLIHRVYGLVIFIGIMYGVFQAIYTFAGPLMDGIDWLFGSLGDLVRPQLGAVPWLESLLVDGLLTGIGGVLMFLPQIAILFLLISILEGSGYLARAAFLMDRLLGWCGLNGRAFVPLLSSYACAIPGIMATRVMPDRGGRLATILVAPLMSCSARLPVYILLIGTFIQPKFGVGWAGFALFAMHLVGLVVAIPVAWIINRGIIRGKRLPFYLELPSYQWPKWRDVLLAVYFRAKLFVTTAGTIIVVMSLLIWALLYFPRSDEATAQYRQEYASLAQERRSAIAEDAYVQGRQIEYSALGRFGRFIEPAFVPAGFDWRLTTGILAAFPAREVVVPSLGIIFQLGGEVDEASGDLRLALQRATWPDGRPLLTPWNAIGLMVFFALCCQCTATLATVKQETKSWKWPAFMFAYMTALAYLAAVAINQIGLALT, from the coding sequence TTGTCGGCGGCCTCTAAACCGGGCAGTTCGCCGTCCACGCGGCACCCCGTCGTTGCCTTGGTTGGGAACCCCAATTCTGGCAAAACGTCGCTCTTTAACGCCCTTACCGGCCTCAATCAAAAGGTAGGCAACTACCCGGGAGTGACAGTCGAGAAGGTCAGTGCGAAGCTGACCGTTGGAGCCAGAACCGTTGATTTGATCGACGTTCCCGGCTTGTATTCCCTCAAAGCGATTTCTCCGGATGAGACGGTTGCGGCACAGGTTGTCGCGGGTCATGACGCGATCGTTGCGAGGCCAGATTTGCTCGTTGTGGTCCTTGATGCCACGAACCTCGAGCGAAACCTCTTTCTGCTAAGTCAGCTTGCCGATTTCGAGTATCCCATGGTGGTCGCCCTCACCATGACGGACATGCTCGACAAGGACGTTTCCGTCGATGTCGATCAGCTTGCCCGTTTGCTGGGTGTCACGGTGATTCCGGTCGTCGCCCATAAGGGAGTGGGCTTGGAGGCCATCAAGAGGGCCATCGACGAAGACCTTATCGCACCACGAAGAGCCGCCCGTGCATTTCGATACCCCCGCGAGCTCGAAGCCCATGTCAGCGAGATCGAGGATCGATGTCGCCGAATTGGCCTTGAGGTCGAGCGTGGCGAGATCCGGCAAGCCTTTCTCATCGGATCCGGCGACTTTGCGACGGCCCTCAAGAACATTCCAGACTTGCATGGGTCGTTTGAAGCGGCCAGGCAGGAATTGCAGGAGCGCGGGCTGCTTTCCACGACCTTGGACGTCAAGCGCCGCTACGATTGGGCCTCCCGAGTCCGAAAGGCGGTTTTGCCGGAAGGAGCCGCTCGACGGGCAAACGCGCTTACGGACAAGATCGACCGTGTTCTCATCCACCGTGTTTACGGCCTCGTGATTTTCATCGGGATCATGTATGGCGTCTTCCAGGCGATTTACACCTTTGCGGGGCCGCTGATGGACGGGATCGATTGGCTCTTCGGAAGCCTGGGAGACCTTGTACGGCCGCAGCTTGGTGCAGTGCCATGGCTGGAATCGTTGCTCGTGGACGGTCTATTGACCGGGATCGGAGGAGTGTTGATGTTCCTCCCCCAAATCGCCATCCTGTTTCTGCTGATCTCTATCCTGGAGGGCTCGGGGTACCTCGCGCGAGCTGCCTTCCTGATGGACCGCCTTTTGGGTTGGTGTGGGCTTAACGGACGGGCGTTTGTGCCTCTGCTTTCCAGCTACGCCTGTGCGATTCCCGGAATCATGGCCACCCGGGTTATGCCCGACCGCGGAGGACGTCTAGCAACGATCCTGGTCGCACCGCTGATGAGTTGTTCAGCCCGGCTTCCGGTGTACATCTTGCTGATCGGGACGTTTATCCAACCCAAATTCGGTGTCGGATGGGCTGGGTTTGCGCTGTTCGCCATGCACCTGGTGGGCCTGGTTGTCGCTATCCCGGTCGCTTGGATCATCAACCGCGGGATCATTCGCGGTAAGCGGCTGCCGTTCTACTTGGAGCTTCCCAGCTATCAGTGGCCGAAGTGGCGAGATGTCTTACTTGCCGTCTATTTCCGCGCCAAGCTGTTCGTTACCACGGCAGGAACGATTATCGTCGTGATGTCCCTGCTGATCTGGGCTCTCCTCTATTTCCCGCGGAGCGACGAAGCGACTGCCCAGTACCGCCAGGAATACGCCTCCCTTGCCCAAGAACGCAGATCGGCAATCGCTGAGGATGCATATGTTCAGGGCCGGCAAATCGAGTACTCGGCGCTGGGCCGCTTCGGAAGATTCATTGAGCCAGCATTCGTGCCGGCAGGATTCGACTGGCGACTGACCACCGGAATCCTCGCCGCATTTCCGGCAAGGGAGGTCGTCGTCCCATCGCTCGGCATCATTTTTCAGCTTGGCGGCGAAGTCGACGAGGCGAGTGGCGATCTAAGACTAGCCCTTCAACGGGCGACATGGCCGGACGGGCGTCCCCTGCTAACGCCCTGGAATGCCATCGGGTTGATGGTCTTCTTCGCTCTATGCTGCCAATGCACGGCAACGCTGGCAACGGTAAAGCAGGAGACCAAATCCTGGAAATGGCCGGCTTTCATGTTTGCTTACATGACGGCCTTGGCCTACCTTGCTGCGGTGGCCATCAACCAGATTGGTCTGGCACTAACCTAA
- the yqeN gene encoding putative protein YqeN, with translation MADARLVLIAGDESFLRQQFLDDLLREAGVATGDFDFEETLAGSSRPSDWIAAVSTVPFMADKRTLVVRHLLRAGRPDDLGAVKWIQQVPESGRLILVADDEVGEQSRFDSIATAWSNAVKKAKGQVLLANLKKDEAKVKIQKHLDSLGKSIPAPAVEALMEMVGGSYSLAVGEAEKLALFVGESKDISLADVRQVVTPSREWRVFAYVDALIFNRPGEAMSHLRSLVAKLPRADEAGPRHILPMIHRQVRLLWQARSLLDAGVQLSAAAESAPESLLPGNVNLASSADFVKNKTLQQAKKISQDQILAAMQELSDLDARLKGMLPAMDPFDSIEVSTLKLVDIFRGGIPVAS, from the coding sequence ATGGCGGACGCGCGCCTAGTTTTGATTGCCGGTGACGAAAGTTTTCTTCGGCAACAGTTCCTTGACGACCTCTTGCGCGAAGCGGGAGTGGCAACTGGTGACTTCGACTTCGAAGAAACCCTGGCCGGCTCGTCGAGGCCGAGCGATTGGATTGCCGCCGTTTCGACGGTTCCCTTCATGGCCGACAAACGAACCTTGGTGGTGCGGCACCTCCTCAGAGCGGGAAGGCCCGACGATCTCGGTGCGGTCAAGTGGATACAGCAGGTGCCGGAATCCGGTCGCCTCATCCTCGTTGCCGACGACGAAGTAGGTGAACAAAGCCGGTTTGACAGCATCGCAACTGCTTGGTCGAATGCGGTCAAGAAGGCGAAGGGTCAAGTTTTACTGGCCAACCTGAAGAAGGACGAGGCCAAAGTCAAGATCCAGAAGCATCTTGATTCACTGGGCAAGAGTATCCCGGCGCCGGCGGTCGAGGCCCTAATGGAAATGGTCGGCGGCAGCTATTCCCTCGCCGTCGGTGAAGCTGAAAAGCTGGCCCTCTTTGTTGGCGAATCGAAAGACATCTCATTGGCGGATGTTCGCCAAGTCGTCACTCCTTCCCGGGAATGGAGGGTTTTCGCCTACGTCGACGCTCTGATTTTCAACCGTCCGGGCGAGGCGATGTCTCATCTGCGATCCCTTGTAGCCAAGCTTCCCCGGGCGGACGAAGCTGGGCCCCGGCACATTCTGCCAATGATTCATCGACAGGTTCGCCTGCTCTGGCAAGCACGGTCGCTGCTGGATGCCGGCGTGCAACTCTCCGCCGCGGCCGAATCTGCGCCCGAGAGTCTGTTGCCTGGCAACGTCAATTTGGCCAGTTCGGCCGACTTCGTCAAGAACAAGACCCTCCAGCAGGCAAAGAAAATTTCCCAGGACCAGATCCTGGCCGCCATGCAGGAACTCAGCGACCTCGATGCCCGGCTAAAGGGAATGCTTCCCGCCATGGATCCATTCGATAGCATCGAAGTTTCGACTCTCAAGCTGGTCGACATTTTTCGAGGCGGAATACCGGTGGCCAGTTAG
- the tatA gene encoding Sec-independent protein translocase protein TatA, which translates to MVAILIVVLLLFGGTKIPQLMRGLGKGMGEFQKGIEEGKKNFDSALREEPAEDTVTESKSAPHAS; encoded by the coding sequence ATGGTCGCCATCCTGATCGTGGTCCTTCTTCTCTTTGGTGGAACCAAGATCCCACAACTCATGCGAGGCCTTGGAAAAGGTATGGGTGAGTTTCAAAAGGGCATCGAAGAGGGCAAGAAGAATTTCGACAGCGCCCTGAGGGAAGAGCCTGCGGAGGATACGGTTACCGAAAGCAAGTCGGCGCCGCATGCCAGCTAA
- the selA gene encoding L-seryl-tRNA(Sec) selenium transferase has translation MLQLQFAHGRSGNFEGMPNPARPPSVDKLKSNPVLAPYSEAIRSRAGRAVAQSIRDGQLIGENGAIEAALLDAAEYFASTSLKPAINATGVILHTGLGRARLSNAATESVTAVAGSNATLEISLETGERGDRQSHVRELLRELTGAEDALVVNNCAGALYLSLAALCRGGGVILSRGQMVEIGGSFRMPDIIADTGCRLVEVGCTNRTRLSDYERAVGEDTKAILRCSPSNFQMTGFVSQPELGELAALAQRSGSLLIDDLGHGCLIDVREFGLRQVTTLGESISAGSHLVLGSGDKLLGGPQAGIAVGSNEAIAAMKKHPLARAFRIDKLSLAALAATLTQYRDGTWRSIPLWTAVSRTLETVKKDAKAIARSWHGAEIQRAETEIGGGSLPGEGIPTWRVGLAAPDPVALATLLRNGKPSIFGRIERDRVWLDPRTLDPDEVRAVAKRLKELAA, from the coding sequence ATGCTACAACTTCAATTCGCCCACGGCCGCTCAGGTAACTTCGAAGGCATGCCGAATCCCGCTCGGCCACCAAGCGTTGACAAGCTTAAATCAAATCCCGTTCTCGCGCCATATTCCGAGGCTATTCGGAGCCGTGCCGGAAGAGCGGTTGCGCAGTCAATTCGGGATGGTCAGCTCATAGGCGAGAATGGAGCGATCGAAGCCGCCCTATTGGATGCGGCCGAATACTTCGCGTCTACATCCCTAAAGCCGGCAATCAACGCCACCGGCGTCATTTTGCACACTGGGCTAGGAAGAGCTCGCCTCAGTAATGCCGCCACTGAGTCCGTTACAGCGGTGGCGGGAAGCAACGCGACCCTCGAGATCAGCCTCGAAACGGGTGAAAGGGGCGACCGACAGTCCCATGTTCGGGAGTTGCTTCGCGAATTGACGGGCGCGGAAGACGCCTTAGTGGTCAACAACTGCGCAGGTGCGCTCTACTTGAGCCTTGCCGCGCTTTGTCGCGGCGGCGGGGTGATCCTGTCACGCGGTCAAATGGTGGAGATCGGTGGCTCCTTTCGAATGCCCGACATCATCGCGGACACCGGCTGTCGGTTAGTGGAGGTTGGATGTACCAACCGTACTCGACTAAGCGACTACGAACGGGCGGTGGGAGAGGATACCAAGGCCATCCTTAGGTGCAGTCCGAGTAATTTTCAGATGACGGGCTTTGTTTCGCAGCCAGAGCTTGGGGAACTTGCTGCGCTGGCACAACGCTCCGGCTCGCTTCTGATTGACGACCTTGGACATGGCTGTTTGATCGATGTTCGGGAATTTGGGCTCCGCCAAGTCACGACCCTGGGGGAAAGCATTTCAGCTGGGTCCCACTTGGTGCTCGGCAGTGGGGACAAACTGCTCGGCGGCCCCCAAGCCGGAATCGCTGTCGGCTCGAACGAAGCCATTGCCGCGATGAAAAAGCATCCCCTTGCTCGCGCGTTCCGCATTGACAAGCTCTCGCTGGCCGCCCTCGCCGCCACGCTCACCCAATACCGAGACGGCACGTGGCGGTCGATCCCGCTCTGGACGGCCGTAAGCCGCACCCTGGAGACCGTGAAGAAGGATGCCAAGGCGATTGCCCGGTCCTGGCATGGCGCCGAGATTCAACGCGCTGAAACTGAGATTGGTGGCGGCTCCCTGCCTGGAGAGGGCATTCCAACTTGGCGAGTCGGCCTCGCCGCTCCCGATCCCGTGGCACTGGCCACGTTGCTTCGCAACGGTAAGCCAAGTATCTTCGGCCGAATCGAGCGGGATCGGGTCTGGCTGGATCCGAGAACCCTGGACCCGGACGAAGTCAGGGCTGTCGCCAAACGGTTGAAGGAGCTTGCGGCTTGA